One Salmo trutta chromosome 19, fSalTru1.1, whole genome shotgun sequence genomic window carries:
- the LOC115154491 gene encoding gap junction delta-2 protein, whose protein sequence is MTMGEWTILERLLEAAVQQHSTMIGRILLTVVVIFRILIVGIVGEKVYEDEQIMFICNTMQPGCNQACYDKAFPISHIRFWVFQIILVCTPSLCFITYSVHQSAKQRDRSYSMLHPYIDHGHASHHSRGGDHHARKLRNINGILVQNPDSGKEEQDLEVKEIPNVARGLTQAKSAKVRRQEGISRFYVIQVVFRNVLEIGFLAGQYFLYGFNVPGMFECDRYPCVKEVECYVSRPTEKTVFLIFMFAVSGICVLLNLAELNHLGWRKIKTAVRGVQARRKSICEVRKKDVSHVSQAPNLGRTQSSESAYV, encoded by the coding sequence gatCCTGCTGACAGTAGTAGTGATCTTCCGTATTTTGATAGTAGGTATAGTGGGTGAAAAGGTCTATGAGGACGAGCAGATAATGTTCATCTGCAACACTATGCAGCCGGGCTGCAACCAGGCCTGCTATGACAAGGCCTTCCCCATATCCCATATCCGCTTCTGGGTCTTCCAGATCATCTTGGTGTGTACGCCCAGCCTGTGCTTCATCACCTACTCTGTGCACCAGTCCGCCAAGCAGCGTGACCGCAGTTACTCCATGCTGCACCCCTACATAGACCATGGTCATGCAAGTCACCACAGTCGTGGAGGCGACCACCACGCCCGCAAGCTACGCAACATCAACGGTATCCTGGTGCAGAACCCCGACAGcggcaaggaggagcaggacctGGAGGTCAAGGAGATCCCAAATGTAGCCCGGGGGCTCACGCAGGCCAAGAGCGCCAAGGTGCGGCGGCAGGAGGGCATCTCCCGCTTCTACGTCATCCAGGTGGTGTTTCGTAACGTACTGGAGATCGGCTTCCTGGCAGGCCAGTACTTCCTGTATGGCTTCAATGTGCCAGGGATGTTTGAGTGTGACCGTTACCCCTGTGTGAAGGAGGTGGAGTGCTACGTGTCACGCCCCACAGAGAAGACGGTGTTCCTGATCTTCATGTTTGCGGTGAGCGGCATCTGTGTGCTGCTCAACCTGGCCGAGCTCAACCACCTGGGCTGGAGGAAGATCAAGACGGCCGTTAGGGGTGTTCAGGCCCGCAGGAAGTCCATCTGTGAGGTGCGTAAGAAGGACGTGTCGCATGTGTCCCAGGCTCCCAACCTGGGCAGGACCCAGTCCAGTGAGTCAGCCTATGTCTGA